In Archocentrus centrarchus isolate MPI-CPG fArcCen1 chromosome 24, fArcCen1, whole genome shotgun sequence, one DNA window encodes the following:
- the LOC115774034 gene encoding cytochrome P450 2J2-like — translation MPWLMKLLPGPHQRTFSLIKKITEFVEIKIKEHRETFDPSSPRDYIDSFLIEMGDKEDKDSGFYLENLSACTLDLFGAGTETTTTTLHWGLLYMIHYPDIQGKVQAEIDAVVGSSRQPSTTDRENMPFTDAVIHEIQRMANIVPLNVVHMANRNTTLDKYSIPKGTMIMPTLHSVLHDESIWETPHLFNPQHFLDQDGKFRKRDAFIPFSAGKCVCLGEQLARMELFLFFTALLQRFSLSAPAGEKPSLEFKLGATRCPKSYRLCAAPR, via the exons ATGCCCTGGCTGATGAAGTTGCTGCCTGGACCTCACCAGAGGACATTTAGCTTGATAAAGAAGATAACTGAATTTGTAGAAATTAAGATAAAAGAACACAGAGAAACCTTTGACCCTTCATCACCAAGAGACTACATTGACTCCTTTCTCATAGAAATGGGAGAC AAGGAAGACAAAGATTCTGGTTTTTACCTCGAAAATTTGAGTGCTTGCACCTTGGACCTGTTTGGAGCTGGAACTGAAACTACGACTACTACTTTACACTGGGGGCTTCTGTACATGATCCATTACCCTGACATACAAGGT AAAGTCCAGGCTGAGATAGATGCTGTGGTTGGTTCATCCAGACAGCCATCTACaactgacagagaaaacatgCCATTTACTGATGCAGTTATCCACGAGATCCAGAGAATGGCAAATATTGTCCCTCTTAATGTGGTCCACATGGCAAACAGGAACACAACTCTGGATAAGTACTCCATTCCAAAG GGTACCATGATCATGCCTACATTGCACTCTGTTCTTCATGATGAGTCTATCTGGGAAACTCCACATTTGTTCAATCCTCAACATTTTCTGGACCAGGATGGCAAATTTAGGAAGAGAGATGCCTTCATTCCCTTTTCTGCAG gtaagtgtgtgtgtcttgggGAGCAGCTGGCCAGGATGGAGTTATTCCTGTTTTTTACCGCCCTCCTGCAGAGGTTTTCACTGTCTGCACCTGCTGGAGAGAAGCCCAGCCTGGAGTTCAAGCTGGGAGCCACACGCTGTCCTAAATCTTATCGTCTGTGTGCTGCACCACGTTAA